A single Epinephelus lanceolatus isolate andai-2023 chromosome 22, ASM4190304v1, whole genome shotgun sequence DNA region contains:
- the hgfac gene encoding hepatocyte growth factor activator serine protease isoform X2 codes for MQTFNMAYLLLLFLPCVFSMRARILVPGNETVISKEPYRESRKVLTTTGKECKFPFRQGGRIHHHCLTILASKPWCSLTHNFDRDRQWGFCATEEIQPEVVVHTSRRITDPCQVNPCQNGGVCTLIPHRPSFECSCPESFTGTLCEQKKCYETVHLRHYDIGESWGRIHLRNVEQCTCVAGEIKCERVRYTMCPSNPCQNDGTCRLITSTGKEVCNCRRGYSGPYCGLEPESECYNGRGTDYRGVVNATVSGARCVPWNSDLLYDELHVGTVVASPLRGLGEHAFCRNPDKDKMPWCYTLNDGAISWEYCDVPSCVMAVSSARRIMPFNVLPGIKRRRPSKTAKKHVCGKKHKKRLSIARGRILGGNSALPGTHPWMAAIYIGKSDFCAGSLISSCWVISAAHCFFRNPLRSQIRVVLGQQRFNVTDPNTRTFGVEDYIFPKQFSVFNPTLHDIVLIKLAKQDGRCVRRTPFIRPICLPDKGMAFPDDYCCSISGWGHMHEKAEGYSSLQEGGVRLMNHGTCRESYGNHVTSDMICAGLNGCVDACQGDSGGPLACARNDVSFLYGIISWGEGCGRSGKPGVYTKVGNYIDWINSVIKRKPKAS; via the exons ATGCAAACTTTCAACATGGCATACCTTCTGTTACTTTTTCTACCTTGTGTTTTCAGTATGCGGGCG CGAATATTAGTCCCTGGGAATGAAACAGTCATCTCCAAAGAGCCATACAGGGAGAGCAGGAAAG TTCTTACTACAACAGGCAAGGAATGTAAATTCCCATTTCGTCAGGGTGGAAGGATTCATCATCACTGCCTCACCATCCTAGCCTCAAAACCATG GTGCTCCCTCACACATAATTTTGACCGGGATCGACAGTGGGGCTTCTGTGCAACAGAGGAAATTCAGCCAGAAG TTGTTGTCCACACGTCACGCCGAATCACAGATCCATGTCAGGTGAATCCATGTCAGAACGGAGGCGTCTGCACGCTGATCCCACACAGACCCTCGTTTGAGTGCTCCTGTCCTGAGAGCTTCACTGGGACACTCTGTGAGCAGA AGAAGTGCTATGAAACCGTACACCTGCGCCATTATGACATCGGAGAGTCTTGGGGACGAATTCACCTCCGTAATGTGGAACAGTGCACATGCGTGGCAGGGGAAATCAAGTGTGAGAGGGTTCGCTACACAA TGTGCCCTTCAAACCCTTGTCAGAATGACGGAACGTGTCGACTGATCACATCCACCGGCAAGGAAGTGTGTAACTGCAGACGTGGCTACAGCGGTCCCTACTGCGGCCTCG agccaGAGTCCGAGTGCTATAATGGCAGGGGCACGGATTACAGAGGGGTAGTGAACGCCACAGTGTCCGGTGCCCGTTGTGTGCCGTGGAACTCGGACCTACTGTATGATGAGCTCCATGTGGGCACGGTGGTTGCCTCGCCCCTCAGGGGCCTTGGCGAACATGCCTtctgcag AAACCCAGATAAAGACAAGATGCCGTGGTGCTACACGCTAAATGACGGCGCCATCTCCTGGGAGTACTGTGACGTCCCCTCCTGTGTGATGGCTGTGT CTTCTGCGCGAAGGATTATGCCGTTTAATGTCCTGCCAGGCATTAAAAGACGGAGGCCCTCCAAGACTGCAAAGAAGCACGTGTGTGGGAAAAAGCACAAGAAGAGGTTATCGATTGCCAGGGGGCGGATATTGGGCGGAAACTCAGCTCTGCCAGGTACTCACCCCTGGATGGCAGCCATTTACATTGGAAAGTCAGACTTCTGCGCCGGCAGCCTGATCTCCTCTTGCTGGGTCATCTCTGCGGCTCACTGCTTCTTCCGCAA CCCTCTGAGGTCGCAGATTCGAGTGGTGCTCGGCCAGCAGAGATTCAACGTCACCGATCCCAACACCAGGACATTTGGAGTGGAGGATTACATCTTTCCAAAACAGTTCTCAGTGTTTAACCCAACACTACACGACATTG TTCTGATCAAACTGGCGAAGCAGGACGGGCGGTGTGTGAGGAGAACCCCGTTCATCAGACCCATCTGTCTCCCAGACAAAGGCATGGCGTTCCCTGATGACTACTGCTGTAGTATTAGCGGCTGGGGACACATGCATGAGA AGGCAGAAGGTTACTCTAGTCTGCAGGAGGGTGGAGTGAGACTGATGAATCATGGCACTTGTAGGGAGAGTTACGGTAACCATGTCACTTCTGACATGATCTGCGCGGGGCTCAACGGCTGTGTTGACGCCTGCCAG GGCGACTCCGGGGGCCCTCTGGCTTGTGCGAGGAATGATGTCAGCTTCCTGTATGGGATCATCAGCTGGGGAGAGGGCTGCGGCCGCTCTGGAAAACCCGGTGTTTACACTAAAGTGGGGAACTATATCGACTGGATCAATTCAGTAATCAAACGCAAACCAAAGGCTTCATGA
- the hgfac gene encoding hepatocyte growth factor activator serine protease isoform X4 gives MQTFNMAYLLLLFLPCVFSMRARILVPGNETVISKEPYRESRKVLTTTGKECKFPFRQGGRIHHHCLTILASKPWCSLTHNFDRDRQWGFCATEEIQPEVVVHTSRRITDPCQVNPCQNGGVCTLIPHRPSFECSCPESFTGTLCEQKKCYETVHLRHYDIGESWGRIHLRNVEQCTCVAGEIKCERVRYTMCPSNPCQNDGTCRLITSTGKEVCNCRRGYSGPYCGLASARRIMPFNVLPGIKRRRPSKTAKKHVCGKKHKKRLSIARGRILGGNSALPGTHPWMAAIYIGKSDFCAGSLISSCWVISAAHCFFRNPLRSQIRVVLGQQRFNVTDPNTRTFGVEDYIFPKQFSVFNPTLHDIVLIKLAKQDGRCVRRTPFIRPICLPDKGMAFPDDYCCSISGWGHMHEKAEGYSSLQEGGVRLMNHGTCRESYGNHVTSDMICAGLNGCVDACQGDSGGPLACARNDVSFLYGIISWGEGCGRSGKPGVYTKVGNYIDWINSVIKRKPKAS, from the exons ATGCAAACTTTCAACATGGCATACCTTCTGTTACTTTTTCTACCTTGTGTTTTCAGTATGCGGGCG CGAATATTAGTCCCTGGGAATGAAACAGTCATCTCCAAAGAGCCATACAGGGAGAGCAGGAAAG TTCTTACTACAACAGGCAAGGAATGTAAATTCCCATTTCGTCAGGGTGGAAGGATTCATCATCACTGCCTCACCATCCTAGCCTCAAAACCATG GTGCTCCCTCACACATAATTTTGACCGGGATCGACAGTGGGGCTTCTGTGCAACAGAGGAAATTCAGCCAGAAG TTGTTGTCCACACGTCACGCCGAATCACAGATCCATGTCAGGTGAATCCATGTCAGAACGGAGGCGTCTGCACGCTGATCCCACACAGACCCTCGTTTGAGTGCTCCTGTCCTGAGAGCTTCACTGGGACACTCTGTGAGCAGA AGAAGTGCTATGAAACCGTACACCTGCGCCATTATGACATCGGAGAGTCTTGGGGACGAATTCACCTCCGTAATGTGGAACAGTGCACATGCGTGGCAGGGGAAATCAAGTGTGAGAGGGTTCGCTACACAA TGTGCCCTTCAAACCCTTGTCAGAATGACGGAACGTGTCGACTGATCACATCCACCGGCAAGGAAGTGTGTAACTGCAGACGTGGCTACAGCGGTCCCTACTGCGGCCTCG CTTCTGCGCGAAGGATTATGCCGTTTAATGTCCTGCCAGGCATTAAAAGACGGAGGCCCTCCAAGACTGCAAAGAAGCACGTGTGTGGGAAAAAGCACAAGAAGAGGTTATCGATTGCCAGGGGGCGGATATTGGGCGGAAACTCAGCTCTGCCAGGTACTCACCCCTGGATGGCAGCCATTTACATTGGAAAGTCAGACTTCTGCGCCGGCAGCCTGATCTCCTCTTGCTGGGTCATCTCTGCGGCTCACTGCTTCTTCCGCAA CCCTCTGAGGTCGCAGATTCGAGTGGTGCTCGGCCAGCAGAGATTCAACGTCACCGATCCCAACACCAGGACATTTGGAGTGGAGGATTACATCTTTCCAAAACAGTTCTCAGTGTTTAACCCAACACTACACGACATTG TTCTGATCAAACTGGCGAAGCAGGACGGGCGGTGTGTGAGGAGAACCCCGTTCATCAGACCCATCTGTCTCCCAGACAAAGGCATGGCGTTCCCTGATGACTACTGCTGTAGTATTAGCGGCTGGGGACACATGCATGAGA AGGCAGAAGGTTACTCTAGTCTGCAGGAGGGTGGAGTGAGACTGATGAATCATGGCACTTGTAGGGAGAGTTACGGTAACCATGTCACTTCTGACATGATCTGCGCGGGGCTCAACGGCTGTGTTGACGCCTGCCAG GGCGACTCCGGGGGCCCTCTGGCTTGTGCGAGGAATGATGTCAGCTTCCTGTATGGGATCATCAGCTGGGGAGAGGGCTGCGGCCGCTCTGGAAAACCCGGTGTTTACACTAAAGTGGGGAACTATATCGACTGGATCAATTCAGTAATCAAACGCAAACCAAAGGCTTCATGA
- the hgfac gene encoding hepatocyte growth factor activator serine protease isoform X1: MQTFNMAYLLLLFLPCVFSMRARILVPGNETVISKEPYRESRKVLTTTGKECKFPFRQGGRIHHHCLTILASKPWCSLTHNFDRDRQWGFCATEEIQPEVVVHTSRRITDPCQVNPCQNGGVCTLIPHRPSFECSCPESFTGTLCEQKKCYETVHLRHYDIGESWGRIHLRNVEQCTCVAGEIKCERVRYTMCPSNPCQNDGTCRLITSTGKEVCNCRRGYSGPYCGLEPESECYNGRGTDYRGVVNATVSGARCVPWNSDLLYDELHVGTVVASPLRGLGEHAFCRNPDKDKMPWCYTLNDGAISWEYCDVPSCVMAVWENQPVTKTKIFRRASARRIMPFNVLPGIKRRRPSKTAKKHVCGKKHKKRLSIARGRILGGNSALPGTHPWMAAIYIGKSDFCAGSLISSCWVISAAHCFFRNPLRSQIRVVLGQQRFNVTDPNTRTFGVEDYIFPKQFSVFNPTLHDIVLIKLAKQDGRCVRRTPFIRPICLPDKGMAFPDDYCCSISGWGHMHEKAEGYSSLQEGGVRLMNHGTCRESYGNHVTSDMICAGLNGCVDACQGDSGGPLACARNDVSFLYGIISWGEGCGRSGKPGVYTKVGNYIDWINSVIKRKPKAS, from the exons ATGCAAACTTTCAACATGGCATACCTTCTGTTACTTTTTCTACCTTGTGTTTTCAGTATGCGGGCG CGAATATTAGTCCCTGGGAATGAAACAGTCATCTCCAAAGAGCCATACAGGGAGAGCAGGAAAG TTCTTACTACAACAGGCAAGGAATGTAAATTCCCATTTCGTCAGGGTGGAAGGATTCATCATCACTGCCTCACCATCCTAGCCTCAAAACCATG GTGCTCCCTCACACATAATTTTGACCGGGATCGACAGTGGGGCTTCTGTGCAACAGAGGAAATTCAGCCAGAAG TTGTTGTCCACACGTCACGCCGAATCACAGATCCATGTCAGGTGAATCCATGTCAGAACGGAGGCGTCTGCACGCTGATCCCACACAGACCCTCGTTTGAGTGCTCCTGTCCTGAGAGCTTCACTGGGACACTCTGTGAGCAGA AGAAGTGCTATGAAACCGTACACCTGCGCCATTATGACATCGGAGAGTCTTGGGGACGAATTCACCTCCGTAATGTGGAACAGTGCACATGCGTGGCAGGGGAAATCAAGTGTGAGAGGGTTCGCTACACAA TGTGCCCTTCAAACCCTTGTCAGAATGACGGAACGTGTCGACTGATCACATCCACCGGCAAGGAAGTGTGTAACTGCAGACGTGGCTACAGCGGTCCCTACTGCGGCCTCG agccaGAGTCCGAGTGCTATAATGGCAGGGGCACGGATTACAGAGGGGTAGTGAACGCCACAGTGTCCGGTGCCCGTTGTGTGCCGTGGAACTCGGACCTACTGTATGATGAGCTCCATGTGGGCACGGTGGTTGCCTCGCCCCTCAGGGGCCTTGGCGAACATGCCTtctgcag AAACCCAGATAAAGACAAGATGCCGTGGTGCTACACGCTAAATGACGGCGCCATCTCCTGGGAGTACTGTGACGTCCCCTCCTGTGTGATGGCTGTGT GGGAGAATCAGCCAGTGACAAAAACGAAAATATTCAGAAGAG CTTCTGCGCGAAGGATTATGCCGTTTAATGTCCTGCCAGGCATTAAAAGACGGAGGCCCTCCAAGACTGCAAAGAAGCACGTGTGTGGGAAAAAGCACAAGAAGAGGTTATCGATTGCCAGGGGGCGGATATTGGGCGGAAACTCAGCTCTGCCAGGTACTCACCCCTGGATGGCAGCCATTTACATTGGAAAGTCAGACTTCTGCGCCGGCAGCCTGATCTCCTCTTGCTGGGTCATCTCTGCGGCTCACTGCTTCTTCCGCAA CCCTCTGAGGTCGCAGATTCGAGTGGTGCTCGGCCAGCAGAGATTCAACGTCACCGATCCCAACACCAGGACATTTGGAGTGGAGGATTACATCTTTCCAAAACAGTTCTCAGTGTTTAACCCAACACTACACGACATTG TTCTGATCAAACTGGCGAAGCAGGACGGGCGGTGTGTGAGGAGAACCCCGTTCATCAGACCCATCTGTCTCCCAGACAAAGGCATGGCGTTCCCTGATGACTACTGCTGTAGTATTAGCGGCTGGGGACACATGCATGAGA AGGCAGAAGGTTACTCTAGTCTGCAGGAGGGTGGAGTGAGACTGATGAATCATGGCACTTGTAGGGAGAGTTACGGTAACCATGTCACTTCTGACATGATCTGCGCGGGGCTCAACGGCTGTGTTGACGCCTGCCAG GGCGACTCCGGGGGCCCTCTGGCTTGTGCGAGGAATGATGTCAGCTTCCTGTATGGGATCATCAGCTGGGGAGAGGGCTGCGGCCGCTCTGGAAAACCCGGTGTTTACACTAAAGTGGGGAACTATATCGACTGGATCAATTCAGTAATCAAACGCAAACCAAAGGCTTCATGA
- the hgfac gene encoding hepatocyte growth factor activator serine protease isoform X3 — MQTFNMAYLLLLFLPCVFSMRARILVPGNETVISKEPYRESRKVLTTTGKECKFPFRQGGRIHHHCLTILASKPWCSLTHNFDRDRQWGFCATEEIQPEVVVHTSRRITDPCQVNPCQNGGVCTLIPHRPSFECSCPESFTGTLCEQKKCYETVHLRHYDIGESWGRIHLRNVEQCTCVAGEIKCERVRYTMCPSNPCQNDGTCRLITSTGKEVCNCRRGYSGPYCGLEPESECYNGRGTDYRGVVNATVSGARCVPWNSDLLYDELHVGTVVASPLRGLGEHAFCRNPDKDKMPWCYTLNDGAISWEYCDVPSCVMAVWENQPVTKTKIFRRASARRIMPFNVLPGIKRRRPSKTAKKHVCGKKHKKRLSIARGRILGGNSALPGTHPWMAAIYIGKSDFCAGSLISSCWVISAAHCFFRNPLRSQIRVVLGQQRFNVTDPNTRTFGVEDYIFPKQFSVFNPTLHDIVLIKLAKQDGRCVRRTPFIRPICLPDKGMAFPDDYCCSISGWGHMHEKAEGYSSLQEGGVRLMNHGTCRESYGNHVTSDMICAGLNGCVDACQGKIDSWSPRHC, encoded by the exons ATGCAAACTTTCAACATGGCATACCTTCTGTTACTTTTTCTACCTTGTGTTTTCAGTATGCGGGCG CGAATATTAGTCCCTGGGAATGAAACAGTCATCTCCAAAGAGCCATACAGGGAGAGCAGGAAAG TTCTTACTACAACAGGCAAGGAATGTAAATTCCCATTTCGTCAGGGTGGAAGGATTCATCATCACTGCCTCACCATCCTAGCCTCAAAACCATG GTGCTCCCTCACACATAATTTTGACCGGGATCGACAGTGGGGCTTCTGTGCAACAGAGGAAATTCAGCCAGAAG TTGTTGTCCACACGTCACGCCGAATCACAGATCCATGTCAGGTGAATCCATGTCAGAACGGAGGCGTCTGCACGCTGATCCCACACAGACCCTCGTTTGAGTGCTCCTGTCCTGAGAGCTTCACTGGGACACTCTGTGAGCAGA AGAAGTGCTATGAAACCGTACACCTGCGCCATTATGACATCGGAGAGTCTTGGGGACGAATTCACCTCCGTAATGTGGAACAGTGCACATGCGTGGCAGGGGAAATCAAGTGTGAGAGGGTTCGCTACACAA TGTGCCCTTCAAACCCTTGTCAGAATGACGGAACGTGTCGACTGATCACATCCACCGGCAAGGAAGTGTGTAACTGCAGACGTGGCTACAGCGGTCCCTACTGCGGCCTCG agccaGAGTCCGAGTGCTATAATGGCAGGGGCACGGATTACAGAGGGGTAGTGAACGCCACAGTGTCCGGTGCCCGTTGTGTGCCGTGGAACTCGGACCTACTGTATGATGAGCTCCATGTGGGCACGGTGGTTGCCTCGCCCCTCAGGGGCCTTGGCGAACATGCCTtctgcag AAACCCAGATAAAGACAAGATGCCGTGGTGCTACACGCTAAATGACGGCGCCATCTCCTGGGAGTACTGTGACGTCCCCTCCTGTGTGATGGCTGTGT GGGAGAATCAGCCAGTGACAAAAACGAAAATATTCAGAAGAG CTTCTGCGCGAAGGATTATGCCGTTTAATGTCCTGCCAGGCATTAAAAGACGGAGGCCCTCCAAGACTGCAAAGAAGCACGTGTGTGGGAAAAAGCACAAGAAGAGGTTATCGATTGCCAGGGGGCGGATATTGGGCGGAAACTCAGCTCTGCCAGGTACTCACCCCTGGATGGCAGCCATTTACATTGGAAAGTCAGACTTCTGCGCCGGCAGCCTGATCTCCTCTTGCTGGGTCATCTCTGCGGCTCACTGCTTCTTCCGCAA CCCTCTGAGGTCGCAGATTCGAGTGGTGCTCGGCCAGCAGAGATTCAACGTCACCGATCCCAACACCAGGACATTTGGAGTGGAGGATTACATCTTTCCAAAACAGTTCTCAGTGTTTAACCCAACACTACACGACATTG TTCTGATCAAACTGGCGAAGCAGGACGGGCGGTGTGTGAGGAGAACCCCGTTCATCAGACCCATCTGTCTCCCAGACAAAGGCATGGCGTTCCCTGATGACTACTGCTGTAGTATTAGCGGCTGGGGACACATGCATGAGA AGGCAGAAGGTTACTCTAGTCTGCAGGAGGGTGGAGTGAGACTGATGAATCATGGCACTTGTAGGGAGAGTTACGGTAACCATGTCACTTCTGACATGATCTGCGCGGGGCTCAACGGCTGTGTTGACGCCTGCCAG GGAAAAATAGACTCCTGGAGCCCACGTCATTGCTGA